One window from the genome of Salvia splendens isolate huo1 chromosome 9, SspV2, whole genome shotgun sequence encodes:
- the LOC121747253 gene encoding uncharacterized protein LOC121747253, producing MAAEKCVVCPFEAMDLLWFHQIVTSSKSPTKNISQISVIVSNQEISSSSPPVASSEMENKRQESEETTTTSTKSHSSSPTTITSMRKSRSLVDLELQEVKGFMDLGFVFKKHNLSSHVISLIPGLQRIKSQDDQDLEILDEEREEKLMMPYLSESWLVKLQDSPLILSLRISRVCNDSDKVKKHLKDWARTVAATVHQES from the exons ATGGCTGCAGAGAAATGTGTAGTGTGCCCATTTGAGGCCATGGATCTACTTTGGTTTCACCAGATTGTTACTTCATCAAAATCACCAACAAAAAACATCTCCCAAATTTCAGTCATAGTGTCAAACCAAGAAatctcttcatcatctcctccGGTAGCATCCTCAGAG ATGGAGAACAAGAGACAAGAAAGTGAAGAAACTACTACTACTTCTACTAAATCTCACTCATCTTCACCAACAACAATAACATCAATGAGGAAATCTCGAAGCTTAGTCGATCTCGAGCTTCAAGAAGTGAAAGGGTTCATGGATTTAgggtttgtttttaaaaaacacaactTAAGCAGCCATGTCATTAGCTTGATCCCTGGATTGCAACGAATCAAATCTCAAGATGATCAAGATTTAGAGATTCTTgatgaagagagagaagaaaaattgATGATGCCATATTTGTCAGAATCATGGCTTGTGAAATTGCAAGATTCTCCATTGATACTAAGTTTAAGGATTTCGAGGGTTTGTAATGATTCGGACAAGGTGAAGAAGCACTTGAAGGATTGGGCTCGAACGGTCGCAGCAACCGTCCACCAAGAGTCTTGA